In the Populus trichocarpa isolate Nisqually-1 chromosome 8, P.trichocarpa_v4.1, whole genome shotgun sequence genome, CCCCTCTTTCGGCAACGATCCCTCAAAGTAATTTCCATCGCAAGAGTAGCAATCCGAACTTAGTCTTGAATCCCTCACATTCTGCCTTCTTGTCTGACCATTCTTCGTCAGCAGCATACTTGGATTCAACCCCACCAAGATTCTTCTTTCTCGTCCCTTCTTCTGTAAAAGACATGGACAAGTCACCAACATCCTAACGCTGGCTTCTGCTCCCTTTCTGCCCTTCCATCGACATTTTCGATGGCTGAATCAGCACCCATCTTCGATCTGATTCTCTCGTCATTACTTTGCGTCGCCCTTCGAGTAGTTAAGCCACCAAACTTGCAGCCTTCGAACACCCATTCTGCCCAAGAACGCTGCCAAGTTTTTCCCAAAATGGCTTCGAACAAACCTGTCCTTCGATCTGCTCCACAAAACTATCCATCGTCTGTGTTACGAAAGTGTCCATCATTTCGCTGCGAACGCGAACTGCGCTCTGCTGTAAAATCTGCCAGTCCATCGGCAGCAGCGATGGTTCTCCCAAATCAATCCTTCGATTCGTACAGAGAAGCATCAGCATTCTTGTTGCTGATCATTGCACTGAAGTCTGCCTCTCCATTGGCAGAAACGGTAGCCCTCCCAAATCTGTCTTCCGATTTGGCCACAGAACAGTCTCGTCGTCCAGCCGAGAACGTAaccaggctctgataccacttgtcaCGGGGTCAATTTTTCGCTCTCGAAACAGACCTCGCGCGGCAGTCTAGTCCCGCTAGACTCAGCCTTTCCCTCGCCTATTCACTCGTGTTTTGCCTACGACTAGTTTGTCCCACAAACCCAAGAGATTCCCACACTCTTTCAACGTAAGCAAGCGGAATAACACTCAATGAATATGAACAGAATACAAAACACAGCAGCAATTTACAGGAACAAGTCCCAACCTTTTCATTCACTCAATTAAAGGATTACACAAAGTCCATTAAGTGTGCTATGCCCATTTCCGTTCTCTGCTCCTACCGAACTCTCTGCATGCTACACATTACAGCCTATCTATTTACAAGATATGGAAGTTACAAGAATAAACTACCCCTAACTTCCTGCACAGCTGGAGCACCCATTATCCCATGTTCAGCCAACTTCTTCCCCACATAAGAAACTGTCGCAAACTGCCGATAACTGCTCCCAAAACTGCCACAACTACATTGGCATGTTCTCACAAGCCAACTGCCCACTGCCAGCACACATGCTGCCAGCGTAACTGCCTCGCATGCCTTGGACCGTCCGCTGTCCAAGTTATCGTCAGCCCCTGCTGCCGATTTTGTCGACGCTGCCGAATTCCTCGACGCTGCCGATTTCACCTGTGCTGCCGAATTCCCCACTGTCCCATTGTGTCATCCCAGCACTGTTTCGTCAAGCCTTGAACATTCCTCGCCCAAGCCCCAACTCTCGTCAGCATACTGCCTCGCTAGCTGTTGTGTGTTGCCGCACACACACTCTGCCGATTTTCGCTACTGTCACGCGAGCTGCCACCCCGTAGCTACTGTCCAGCAATGCTTTTCGTCAGCCTATGCCTTGACGGATTTTAACCCTGTGACAGTTATACTCTCGTGGGTTTTAggcaatgtttgttttttaaaaagactttttaaatttttctatatttatttgttattagaaaaattagttaatagaaaaaattttcgagttaaaaaaaaatttggcttgattttcaggaaggtgttttcctgaaaaatttaagtggaaaacactttccagaagttatgaaaaatttagaaatgtcatattatttgccgattatatcaaatttggttctcaaacttttgattgctatatatattttgttttaaatatttattttttaatttcatctcttaaaatttaatttttatattaactttggtcctaatttttttaattgttatttgcttttcccttatcatttttttattgaaattttttatctattaaatttgatcctcgttcttttgattgttatttattttatttgaaataatttatgaaattttaattattattattttaatttcttcatctttcattttttttttttagatttgatctctattattttaattattatttattttatttaagataattaataaaattatattttttttcaattttattctcattcaactttttaatttgtaagatttgttcctcattattttaataaacttgagaaaaataaaacattaataagttattttccagctcattttccatgacataaccaaacactggaaagtgttttccaatttatttttcattacactaccaaatatcataaaataattcacttttccggaattcactttccaaaatgAAACtgctttccagcaaacaaacggggccttagaCTTCAGCAGTCATTTACCCctcaaattttgattaattttacgtAAGCATACCAGGCCAGATCTTgtttatgtgttttattttttcaatttgacaaTTGGAATAGAATGTAGGAGTTGTAATTCAactaacataatttaaatttaagataaattaattataaattatgcaatacaaacacaatatgaaacaaatataattttaaaatttaaaatatttctaaataatcaagattaaatggatctttaacttaaagtaattcaacttaaataaagtattaaaatattatgaaagtaaaatgttttaacacaaatattttaaatataaagcgATGTCAATGTTATAAAAGCTAATGGGATCTAAaacatcccttgttttgcttaaattcctacaaagtataaacatgaaaaaaaacaacatgaatataaaccatatatattagtgataaatctaattttaaaaaattaatatcattgttaatgaaaatagtagtaataattttcaatattattattaatatcattgttattaaaaatagtaatgaaaaagagctttttatacttgggtaatttaattaattaaattgaaccgGGTTCGATTTGATTCAATGGTTTTTCAAGACCGGAACAGAATATATGAAATGAAACCGGAACATTCCGGCTGAAATTTATCCGAAAAATCcagaacggaccgagatttgaaatgagatgaaaattgttccattttgttccgttttttgaatttgtatgaaatgtttcggccattccggaCAAAACGGaatggaattgacaaccttgctaGAGGGAGGCTACCCGAGTAGATATAAAGCCTAGCCCAGATGGGTGGTgtcggtttgtttttttttttttttctagttgggTAGGGAATTAACtcaattattatatttcatgtcctatctaattatttttctagatgtcactagttcgagtcccacaaatctcagggccaTTGGAGggttacatggtcattaacttcagggctcgcgggattagtcgaggtgcgcgcaaactggcccgaacacccacgttaataaaaataaaaaattgtatatcAATGTAGGGTCATTTTCCAATCTATCGTTTTGTTAGATCTTCTTATCCAAACTAATGAAAGTACCATCACTGAAGAAACTCCAAACCAATctaatttatcaaaagaaattcgaaaatttgaattttctcaaATTGCCACAAATTCTATAGAAAAGAATCAATATTATAAAACCCGGCCAGTCCACGAAACTGCTCAAAGCCAAGATTAATAGTTGGGTTGGTCAGTTTGAATTGACTCGGTTCtatctaaaatgatattattacaagttttttttttaagaaatggaattaataatattttttgaaaaaagattaaattaaatttcatctcaGTTTTGATTAAGTTGATTagttttgatccaaaaaaaactaattttaactaagtcaatttatatttaatttgacatGAAACTCATTTTAAATCTGGCGAATTGAACTACAGACCAGAATCAATAATACCGGAAAGAATCAAGAGACTACTGAGAGGTGTTTGCAAATACTTCCTCGCCAAAAAGAATGAGATCACCGTCTTCAAATGCAGGTATTTGTCCAAATGGCTACGATTAGCAAGAAAGAGTTCAAAAAAGCTGTTAGCATTTCCATTGGgtaatagtgaaaaaaaaagggttgttAGATTTCCAAGAGGAGAGAATGTTAATGATCTTGATCTTACATTCAGAAAGAGAAAAGACTGCTACTTATGAACAGCTAGAATACCAGTTAATTGAAAATAGTTTGTTGCATTTACTGCTGATTTAGGTCTAATTGCACTTCTTTTGTTAAACTATTCAGCTGGTTCCATTAGGATGAATGTATGCACAGTGCTGCTCATTTCACTACTAAGATTGTCAAAAAGCAGAGTTAGCTCATGCCAAAGCtaaatgatgatgattatgttCCTCTAGTATCATTACCAATATTATGCCATTGACAAATGATCAAGTAGATCGAAATCAACAGACACGGATAACCAATTCCTTGCTTAGAGAGCATGGCAGTGAAAACAAGGTTGTATACAGTATCCATTATTgtcacaagaaagaaagaaaaaaggatccTAGAGCGTCATGCCTGATGTAATTACTTTGATGGCGATCGAGAAGTTACAGCAGTTGCATAAGGAGTCTTCATGAAGTAAAAAAGGCAAGGAATGTGGTTCATATCAGCCATTGTGTATTAATGCCCTGCAAGATATCTACATTTAGACAACCTCTCCTCGTACACATCAAGAACTTTTCCCAGCTTCTCCAATTCAGTTCCGATGACCTTCTCATCCGGAACAAGTTGGAATGCGGGAATGACAATAATTTGTCCAATGATTGCAGAAATCGGTGAGCCTCCGCTTCCATCCATTCGTCGACAATGCTGGACTCTGTAAAGCTGCTAGACCGGAGGAGATCTGTTCCCAAGTACTTGCAAATTGCTCGTGATTCTGACAATAGTGCAAAAGTTTGTACAAACAAGTTATGTAGGATAGTGTTATTGGTTTGCTTAGAGATTAAGGTAGTATAAACATAGTTAAGAATCGAAGATGCAAACGATCTCGCCAAAGAGACAGAATCACCATCTATCTTCGAATGCAGGTATTTGTCCAAATGGCTACaagcaagaaagaaatgaaatttctGTCAGCACTTGTGTAAATTGTATTTCAAAGATCAGGGAACACTAAGTTGATGATCGTACATTTAAAGATGGATAAGGTTGTTGCTTATGGGCTCCCTTCGACATCTCGTCGACCGGCACCAGTCATATTCCAGGCCTTTCTCAGATAAGCAAAGCAATACACGGGCTGTGCATGTGGACATAGGGATACCATATATGAACCTTGATTGCCATTGGTAAAATTAGCCTAATAAACCAGAAGATCTTGGCTGAAAAGAAATGAGATATGAATGCAGGGTCTTGAGCATTGAAGCTTCAATTATATATTTGGGCAGGAATAGACAGCTTTTAGGTTAGGTTTCATATGATTCATCGCTTCATATGTTTTCTCTGTTTGGATTTTCAAATATTCTTCGGctcatttgttttcttgcttCTGCAAAAGGTATCATTGGAACAATGACTTGCAATTAATTGAAACTGGTGTGTTTGGAGAGATGTATAAACCTTTACGTCCACGTCACGTCTGACAAGTCCACAGattatttagataatatttgtttctatatttttaaatgtttttaaaataaattgatttatttatttatttttattttaaattattttttaaatggtttgatatcaaaaataaatttaaaaaatatattattttaatatattttaaataaaaaatattttaaaaaataatcattactataatactaaataagctattatatataattaagctatttattatgatttacaTCGCCTTTAACTCAAGTTGTAACTCAAGTTATAGATCCATTTTATACATAGGCAATGCTAGCTttctaaaaaactttaaatatatttatttgtttagaattttttttatatagttttaatactttaatttcaaaaataaattttaaaaaataaaaaaaatattatcatatttaCCAATCACAGGTGCACCTAAGAATCTCTTCCATATGGatttttttggttcattttGAATTAGAATATTGATTGCTCCTGTATCCAGCTGCTTGCTTGCTTGTTGCTTCTGCTGCAAAAGATATCTATGGAAAAATGACCACTGGCAGCCAATTGATCGGACAGTTTTTTGGTTCATTTTGAACAGACCATCAATCCTTCTTTGTATACATGTTTTGACACAgttagtatattttattttcttgcttctgGAGAGAGCATGGCATGACTCGTTCTGTGTTTGCTCAAGTAGTTGAGAGTATGTATCAGTTTCTACTGTGGCAGGTGCTTCCATCTTCGGCCGGCGAGACATTTCTACTGTGGCAGGTGCTTCCATCTCCGGCCGGCGAGACATTTCTAGTCAGACTGATTCAAGCCCTGTTAGAAAAGTTGTGTTACGTTTCTTTTGGCGATTCGGTCATTTCTCTGACGGTATCTCATCTATCCAATATTCAAAATTTCACATCAATTTCGTCAAAGAAACAGTTTTCCATGGAAAAGGGATATGCAAGAACTTAATTTCCAAGTACTTTTCAACATCTTCACAAggaatttttcaaaacatgccTGGAGATTGAACATGGCTCCACCATCAGCCTAGCTATTTCAAGTAGACAAGGCTAGAAACAACAAAGATCAAGGCTGGcgctttcttttttattttctcttattaaaGCTTTTGGAATTTCAAACCTGACTGGGGACAGGCTTGGTTTAGTAGGACCGATCAACATGACATGAGCATCAAcgcatcaattattttttatttttaaaaaatatatttaatgttaACTCGATTGAACTTGACTGGTCAATCATTTTGACTGGTCaatcatttcatcaaattaatatcaaGTCTAGTTCAACTAAAATCATGGTCTAAATCAAGCTTCATATCCCAATTCCCAGATTTCCAAACCAACCCATCAACAAAGATTTAACAACTATGCTTCTAAGTACTTCAGTATTGATTTAACTCAAAATGGAGACTTTTGAGAATGGAAAATGAAGAACATGAAATCACTTTGTAGGAACTGGGAACTATAACTTTGTAGAGTATTACATACACATTATACATAGAGTAGAGGATGATGCCAAACATACAACTCAAAAGCCTAAATCTTAATGAGTGAAGtgatataatatcatatatactAGTGTTCTTGGCCCAGCAAACCACAACcttcaaaagatgaaaaagatcAACGATCTGACAAGTCAAAAGCTACCATTACTACACCAACCACTACCATCCCATGAACACAAGTccgaaagaaatatatatatatatatatataataaaaaaaaatcaaaaatcaaaaccaccaccatcatcaaatCCAGCATCAGACACCATATCTCCAATCAAAAGCCCACCAACAGCTCCTCCTAGCAATCCAGCCCCTAAGCCCATTCCAAATTTATTCTTTTGTGGCTGCTGCCCTTGCACTTGTGGTGGGTACCCATACCCCCCTTGAACAGGTGGATACCCATACCCCCCTTGAGCAGGTTGAGATCCATATCCAGGTGGTGGTGGGTAACCATAACCCGGTTGAGGAGGCGGCGCGTATCCGCCATATGGCGGTGGAGGTGGATATCCATACCCAGGTGGAGGCGGTGGATATTCATATCCAGGTGGAGGCGGTGGATATGAGCCAGGTCCAGCATAAGGAACAGAACTAGGTCCAACAACAGGCACAGCAGCATATGCAGTGACAGGTTGACTACTAGAATTAGTAGCCttcgctgctgctgctgttgataCTTCAGGCACCACTACTTTCTCAATCCCactaaacttaaaagaaaagctaaccTCACCTTTAGGTTTCCCTGATGGTTTCCTTACCTGATAACTAACAAATTTCATGGATTTACCATCGCCAGCTGAATCCAAAAGCTCCTTTACTGGCACGTTGACTTCACCAACATCTTTATCTCCTAGAGCACGCTCACATTTAAGATTGCAAACAAGATTTAGACGGTTTTCTGCCAGTGGGGTTTGAGGGATAGTGAATTTTATAGGGAAGTTCCAAGTGGGATTTTTGCCACCAGCTCTATCTACtggggttttggttttttgcttGGGCTTTTGTTTTGAGTCATCACCAGAGATTGAAACAACAGCATAGACATCCATTTTTGAGATATAATTGACGTCTTTGAGACCTCTTGCAGAGATGACATTGATCTCTAAGGTTCTTTCACCCATTTCGACAGACAGCGAGAGAGATGGAGTTTGGTGAGTTTCTGTTGCAATTTGCAAGTGACTTGGAAACCTCGGCTGGCGGGTTTGTATACAAATTAAACGTGCAAAACAGGGCCAATGTAGTCGCCTCTCGTGGCTTGTGGGTTATGACTTGACTTATGAGTTGGCTTCTTATGAGATAATGAGTAACCATGGTTAGATATAGATAGAAATTTGATCTAATGAATTATTGACCATGGTTAATGACTTTGTCAGATTCTTTGATGAGTAATCCTCTATGAAGAAGGATATTCCTTTGGATCatcaaaggtttttttgtttagtcGTCATGCAcgttgtttttagtttttcttatgtattttttgGCCAATCCCAGAAATTTTTATCTGCTGGGACTTCGAAATTTCGAAGGCGCTTGTGgtgaactgaaaaatgactggTCTTTAATTTATTCATCTAGAAGGTTTTCAGTTGAGACAAGtcaacattgttattaaaccggAACTTAGGGCAGCGACAGTTAACCAcgattaacttttaaaaaaaaataaaaactaaaacagtgcttcttttttataaaaaaaaaagaagaagaagaagaagtgaacATGTTTTTGACTATGTTAACCAGGTCTAGTATGAAGTATCAACCCAGGTCAAGgaaatatttaatgattttttaaaaaactcaaccTAGATCAGGAAGCTGAACAACAAAGTTCTAGATCAACTTGTTAAGCTAATAATAGGACCTCTCACATCTAACTTTACATACTAGTAAACagtcttttaaaaacaatatacttATAAAACTCGACacaaatcaatttaatgattTGTTGATCTAGAGCTTATACTTGGTCAAgtttcattttgattctttttttttatttactaaaataatgtgattttaaaatttttttaaaaaatattgaaattaattgtttaattttttaaaaaaaaaacgatgtttTGAGAACAAAATTAGTTTAATCTATTGACCCATATATTGACCTAGCTAATTACGAACTAACTTTcttgttttgttcaattttcaatctataagttggaaaaagaaaagatatactCGCTAAAAATAATCAGATAGTTAATTGGTCATAATccaattattaaaaagaaagatgtttGTGTTAATGGGTTCTTCTTCTCAAGAAGTGTTCATTGAAGGTGATTTGTTTCTTTAAACATGACAAAAAAGActgatttggtttggttttgatttttttgatttgtttaatttttatttttttaatgattttgagtGTTTTGAGATTATTGGGTGATTTATATAGGTTCTTATGGTGGTTTTGGGTAAATAATGGTTAAAAAATGGATTGTTGTGGCAACCACCCCCCCGACCAATGGTAACGAGATTTTAGGCACAACCCAACAAGTGATGAAAACCCtcggttataatttttctaggtatttaaaagatgag is a window encoding:
- the LOC18110898 gene encoding protein SRC2 translates to MGERTLEINVISARGLKDVNYISKMDVYAVVSISGDDSKQKPKQKTKTPVDRAGGKNPTWNFPIKFTIPQTPLAENRLNLVCNLKCERALGDKDVGEVNVPVKELLDSAGDGKSMKFVSYQVRKPSGKPKGEVSFSFKFSGIEKVVVPEVSTAAAAKATNSSSQPVTAYAAVPVVGPSSVPYAGPGSYPPPPPGYEYPPPPPGYGYPPPPPYGGYAPPPQPGYGYPPPPGYGSQPAQGGYGYPPVQGGYGYPPQVQGQQPQKNKFGMGLGAGLLGGAVGGLLIGDMVSDAGFDDGGGFDF